One genomic segment of Manis javanica isolate MJ-LG chromosome 7, MJ_LKY, whole genome shotgun sequence includes these proteins:
- the CYP17A1 gene encoding steroid 17-alpha-hydroxylase/17,20 lyase yields the protein MWELLVLLLLALTYILWPKAKYPGAKYPKSLPSLPLVGSLPFLPRHGHQPANFFKLQEKYGPIYSFRMGSKTTVIVGHYQLAKEVLIKKGKEFSGRPQVMTLDLLSDNMKGVAFADHGASWQLHRKLVLATFALFRDGNRKLEDLINQEATLLCDFLATQNGQPIDLSGPIFEAVANIICLICFNYSYKYGDPVLKTMQSYNCGILDSLSNDNVVDIFPSLKIFPNKSLEKLKSCVKIRNELLCKILGKCKEKFSSNSVTNLVDILIQAQMNSNGKNTGPDQDSAILSDKHILITVADIFGAGVETTTSVVKWVVAFLLHHPQMKKKIQDEIDQNVGFSRIPIISDRNHLLLLEATIREVLRMRPVAPTLIPHKAVVDTSIGEFAVDKGTSVIVNLWALHNSEKEWHQPDQFMPERFLDPMGSQLISPTFSYLPFGAGPRSCIGEILARQEIFLFMAWLLQRFDLEVPDDGQLPSLEGKPSVVFRIDPFKVKLKERQAWRDAHAEQSI from the exons ATGTGGGAGCTCTTGGTTCTCTTGCTGCTCGCTCTGACTTACATCCTTTGGCCCAAGGCAAAGTACCCTGGTGCCAAGTACCCCAAGAGCCTCCCATCCCTGCCCTTAGTGGGCAGCCTGCCATTCCTCCCCAGACATGGCCATCAGCCTGCGAACTTCTTCAAGCTGCAGGAAAAATACGGCCCCATCTATTCCTTTCGTATGGGTTCCAAGACTACAGTGATTGTCGGCCACTACCAGCTGGCTAAGGAGGTGCTCATCAAGAAGGGCAAGGAATTCTCTGGGCGGCCCCAAGTG ATGACTCTAGACCTCCTGTCAGACAACATGAAGGGCGTCGCCTTTGCTGACCATGGTGCCTCCTGGCAGCTGCATCGGAAGCTGGTACTGGCCACCTTTGCCCTGTTCAGGGATGGCAATCGGAAGTTAGAGGACCTCA TAAATCAGGAAGCCACTTTACTTTGTGATTTCCTGGCCACCCAGAATGGACAGCCCATAGATTTGTCCGGGCCTATCTTTGAAGCGGTGGCCAACATCATTTGCTTGATCTGCTTCAACTACTCCTACAAGTATGGGGATCCTGTGCTGAAGACCATGCAGAGTTACAATTGTGGCATCCTGGATTCTCTGAGCAACGACAATGTGGTAGACATATTCCCCTCACTGAAG ATTTTCCCCAACAAAAGCCTGGAAAAATTGAAGAGTTGTGTCAAAATACGAAATGAATTGCTATGCAAAATCCTTGGAAAATGCAAG GAGAAGTTCAGCAGCAACTCTGTCACTAACCTGGTGGACATACTGATCCAAGCCCAGATGAACTCAAATGGTAAGAACACTGGCCCTGACCAGGATTCAGCGATTCTCTCAGATAAACACATTCTCATCACAGTCGCGGACATCTTTGGGGCCGGCGTGGAGACCACCACCTCTGTAGTGAAGTGGGTTGTGGCCTTCCTGCTGCACCATCCTCAG ATGAAGAAGAAGATCCAGGACGAGATTGACCAGAATGTAGGTTTTAGCCGCATACCAATTATCAGTGACCGGAACCACCTCCTCCTGCTGGAGGCCACCATCCGGGAGGTGCTTCGCATGAGGCCTGTGGCCCCTACGCTCATCCCACACAAGGCTGTTGTTGACACCAG CATCGGCGAGTTTGCCGTCGACAAAGGCACAAGCGTTATCGTCAATCTGTGGGCCTTGCATAACAGTGAGAAGGAGTGGCACCAGCCTGACCAGTTCATGCCCG AGCGCTTCCTGGACCCCATGGGCAGCCAGCTCATCTCACCAACATTCAGCTACTTGCCCTTCGGAGCAGGGCCCCGCTCCTGCATAGGTGAGATCCTGGCCCGCCAGGAGATCTTCCTCTTCATGGCCTGGTTGCTGCAGAGGTTCGACCTGGAAGTCCCAGATGATGGGCAGCTGCCCTCCCTGGAGGGTAAACCCAGTGTGGTCTTTCGGATCGACCCTTTCAAAGTGAAGCTCAAGGAGCGCCAGGCCTGGAGGGATGCCCATGCTGAGCAGAGCATCTAG